A DNA window from Vigna angularis cultivar LongXiaoDou No.4 chromosome 1, ASM1680809v1, whole genome shotgun sequence contains the following coding sequences:
- the LOC108337599 gene encoding guanosine deaminase isoform X1 — protein sequence MEEINVLEAKDGTVSVASAFVGHQEVVQDTDHKFVTKAVEEAYNGVDCKDGGPFGAVIVRKGEIVASCHNMVLRNTDPTAHAEVTAIREACTKLNQIELSDCEIFTSCEPCPMCFGAIHLARIKRLVYGAKAEAAIAIGFDDFIADALRGTGFYQKATLEIKRADGNEAVIAEEVFEKTKTKFQMY from the exons TGTTGGAAGCTAAGGATGGGACTGTCTCAGTAGCTTCTGCATTTGTTGGTCACCAAGAAG TTGTGCAGGATACAGACCACAAATTTGTAACGAAAGCTGTTGAAGAAGCATATAATGGGGTAGATTGTAAAGATGGAGGCCCATTTGGTGCTGTTATAGTTCGTAAGGGTGAAATAGTTGCTAGTTGCCACAACATGGTTCTGAGAAACACAGATCCAACTGCTCATGCTGAGGTGACAGCAATAAGAGAG GCATGTACGAAGCTTAACCAAATAGAACTTTCAGACTGTGAAATATTTACTTCCTGTGAGCCTTGCCCCATGTGCTTCGGTGCAATCCACCTTGCACGCATTAAG AGATTAGTTTACGGTGCAAAGGCTGAGGCAGCAATTGCTATCgggtttgatgattttattgCAGATGCACTGCGAGGTACTGGATTCTATCAGAAAGCAACACTGGAAATCAAAAGAGCTGATGGTAATGAGGCCGTGATTGCTGAAGAGGTCTTTGagaaaacaaagacaaaattcCAAATGTATTAG
- the LOC108337599 gene encoding guanosine deaminase isoform X2: MLEAKDGTVSVASAFVGHQEVVQDTDHKFVTKAVEEAYNGVDCKDGGPFGAVIVRKGEIVASCHNMVLRNTDPTAHAEVTAIREACTKLNQIELSDCEIFTSCEPCPMCFGAIHLARIKRLVYGAKAEAAIAIGFDDFIADALRGTGFYQKATLEIKRADGNEAVIAEEVFEKTKTKFQMY, translated from the exons A TGTTGGAAGCTAAGGATGGGACTGTCTCAGTAGCTTCTGCATTTGTTGGTCACCAAGAAG TTGTGCAGGATACAGACCACAAATTTGTAACGAAAGCTGTTGAAGAAGCATATAATGGGGTAGATTGTAAAGATGGAGGCCCATTTGGTGCTGTTATAGTTCGTAAGGGTGAAATAGTTGCTAGTTGCCACAACATGGTTCTGAGAAACACAGATCCAACTGCTCATGCTGAGGTGACAGCAATAAGAGAG GCATGTACGAAGCTTAACCAAATAGAACTTTCAGACTGTGAAATATTTACTTCCTGTGAGCCTTGCCCCATGTGCTTCGGTGCAATCCACCTTGCACGCATTAAG AGATTAGTTTACGGTGCAAAGGCTGAGGCAGCAATTGCTATCgggtttgatgattttattgCAGATGCACTGCGAGGTACTGGATTCTATCAGAAAGCAACACTGGAAATCAAAAGAGCTGATGGTAATGAGGCCGTGATTGCTGAAGAGGTCTTTGagaaaacaaagacaaaattcCAAATGTATTAG